A genomic region of Dreissena polymorpha isolate Duluth1 chromosome 4, UMN_Dpol_1.0, whole genome shotgun sequence contains the following coding sequences:
- the LOC127877981 gene encoding histone-arginine methyltransferase METTL23-like isoform X1: MPNIGSMQSTQKFVFEDQEECVCVTIPDTCNTQYGMYTWPCAPMLAQYVWDHRGDFKGRRVLELSAGTALPGIVALKCGADVQFSDIPECMDSVRLSCAANGLTDVQILEIIWGNFQQGSAISLLTDLDWVLASDCFFDSSDFEDIVATLAYLLERNVNCVCLFAYQLRTLSYSIENLLYKWNLTASLLEMTTDSVPTIQLFKLTVNKTNN; the protein is encoded by the exons atg CCAAATATTGGGTCCATGCAGAGCACACAGAAGTTTGTTTTCGAAGACCAAGAGGAATGCGTGTGTGTGACCATACCCGACACATGCAACACACAGTATGGAATGTACACATGGCCGTGTGCCCCAATGTTAGCGCAGTATGTGTGGGACCACAGGGGAGACTTTAAGGGCCGCCGGGTCCTGGAACTCAGTGCTGGCACTGCATTACCTGGAATTGTGGCTTTAAAATGTGGTGCTGATGTTCAATTTAGTGATATTCCAGAGTGTATGGACAGTGTCAGACTATCTTGTGCAGCTAATGGGCTAACGGATgtgcaaattttggaaataatatgGGGCAATTTTCAGCAAGGATCAGCTATATCACTTCTTACTGACCTTGATTGGGTCCTAGCCTCAGACTGTTTCTTTGATTCATCTGACTTTGAAGACATTGTAGCAACACTTGCATATTTACTTGAAAggaatgttaattgtgtttgtcTATTTGCATATCAGCTGCGGACCTTGTCATACAGTATTGAAAACTTACTATATAAATGGAATCTTACTGCTTCTCTCTTAGAAATGACAACTGATTCAGTCCCAACTATTCAGCTTTTTAAATTAACAGtcaataaaactaataattaa
- the LOC127877981 gene encoding histone-arginine methyltransferase METTL23-like isoform X2: protein MQSTQKFVFEDQEECVCVTIPDTCNTQYGMYTWPCAPMLAQYVWDHRGDFKGRRVLELSAGTALPGIVALKCGADVQFSDIPECMDSVRLSCAANGLTDVQILEIIWGNFQQGSAISLLTDLDWVLASDCFFDSSDFEDIVATLAYLLERNVNCVCLFAYQLRTLSYSIENLLYKWNLTASLLEMTTDSVPTIQLFKLTVNKTNN, encoded by the coding sequence ATGCAGAGCACACAGAAGTTTGTTTTCGAAGACCAAGAGGAATGCGTGTGTGTGACCATACCCGACACATGCAACACACAGTATGGAATGTACACATGGCCGTGTGCCCCAATGTTAGCGCAGTATGTGTGGGACCACAGGGGAGACTTTAAGGGCCGCCGGGTCCTGGAACTCAGTGCTGGCACTGCATTACCTGGAATTGTGGCTTTAAAATGTGGTGCTGATGTTCAATTTAGTGATATTCCAGAGTGTATGGACAGTGTCAGACTATCTTGTGCAGCTAATGGGCTAACGGATgtgcaaattttggaaataatatgGGGCAATTTTCAGCAAGGATCAGCTATATCACTTCTTACTGACCTTGATTGGGTCCTAGCCTCAGACTGTTTCTTTGATTCATCTGACTTTGAAGACATTGTAGCAACACTTGCATATTTACTTGAAAggaatgttaattgtgtttgtcTATTTGCATATCAGCTGCGGACCTTGTCATACAGTATTGAAAACTTACTATATAAATGGAATCTTACTGCTTCTCTCTTAGAAATGACAACTGATTCAGTCCCAACTATTCAGCTTTTTAAATTAACAGtcaataaaactaataattaa